The Candidatus Rokuibacteriota bacterium genome contains the following window.
TCGAGAGGAAATCGCCGCCGCCCCCGCCGTACTCCACGGGGAAGTCGAGGCCGAGGAGCCCGAGCTCCCCCATGCGCCGCCAGAACTCCCGCGGGATGCGCCCGGCCTCCTCCCAGGCGGCGGCGTGCGGCGCGACCTCCTTCTCCACGAAGCCGCGGATCGTCCGCCTCAGCATCTCGTGCTCCGGCGTGAAGAGGTCCCGCTTCACGGTGCGCGGCCTGTCCCTTCCGCCGCTCGGGTGACGATGGACGCCCAGATCTCGGCCAGCCCCAGGCGGCTCGCCCACTCGGCGACGTAGCGCGGGTCGATCTCTCCCCCCGATACCTTCAGCATCCCAAGGATGTCGCGGACGTGCACCTCGGACCCACCCTCGCGGTAGTAGAGCATCTTGTAGAGGATCACGTCCTCGGCCCGCGCGAAGTAGGCGTAGAGTCCGGGAAGGAGTGGCAGCTGGTGCCGCCGCTGCAGGCTCAGGCGATCGTACGGCGTCTCCTTGGCGACGAAGATGTCGATCTTGAGCCCGGACTCGGGATGGATGACGTTGAACTGCCCGCGCGTTTCCACCGCCTCGTGGGCCGCCTCCTCGCTCGCGTAGAACGCGGGCGCCGGGAACCGCTCGAGGAGGGCGGCGACCCGGGCGGCGTCCAGCCGCGCCACGATGTCGATGTCCTGAGTGAAGCGAGGCTCGCCGTAGTATGTGGAGGCCTGCGATCCGCCGATCATGTACTCGATCCCGAGGGCTTCGAGGGCCTCGGCCACGTACCGGAGCAGATCACCCTGGGTCACGGAGAAGCCTCCGCGCGACTTCCTGACGGACCCGGTCGGGGCTCCAGTCGGGGTGCGTGCCGGCGAGGAACGCGGTCAGCCGGTCCCGCGCCAGTTCCCAGGCCTCGTGGGCCAGCCGGAGCCGCTCCATCCCCGACTTGGCGCGGAGCGCCTCTGCCACCACGGGGTGCAGGACCTCGATGCGCCGGAGATCGAGCGGAGACCGCGCGTGAGCCCTCGT
Protein-coding sequences here:
- a CDS encoding acyl-CoA dehydrogenase family protein, with the translated sequence MLRRTIRGFVEKEVAPHAAAWEEAGRIPREFWRRMGELGLLGLDFPVEYGGGGGDFLSSVVLGVT